The following proteins are co-located in the Micromonospora coriariae genome:
- the truB gene encoding tRNA pseudouridine(55) synthase TruB, producing the protein MSTDGLIVVDKSGGMTSHDVVARIRRLAKTRRVGHGGTLDPMATGVLVIGVGRATRLLTYVIGAGKSYTGTIRLGQATVTDDAEGDVIATTPAGQVTDDAIRAALGALSGEIDQVPSAVSAIKIDGQRAYKRVRDGENVELPARRVTISRLEVLAIRRTEPDVVDVDVDVTCSSGTYIRAIARDAGLALGVGGHLTALRRTAVGGFTLAEAATLDELEKRAPDVVNLPLDAAADRFFPRREATPDEARVLAHGGSLDPTGLAGPYAVFGPAGGLIAIVSERDGRARAEIVLAPA; encoded by the coding sequence GTGAGCACCGATGGTCTGATCGTGGTCGACAAATCCGGCGGCATGACGTCGCACGACGTGGTGGCGCGGATCCGCCGACTGGCGAAGACCCGGCGGGTCGGGCACGGCGGCACCCTCGACCCGATGGCCACCGGCGTCCTGGTGATCGGCGTGGGCCGGGCCACCCGGTTGCTGACCTACGTGATCGGCGCGGGCAAGAGCTACACCGGCACCATCCGGCTCGGCCAGGCCACCGTCACCGACGACGCCGAGGGTGACGTGATCGCCACCACGCCGGCCGGTCAGGTCACCGACGACGCGATCCGGGCCGCGCTGGGCGCGCTGAGCGGCGAGATCGACCAGGTGCCGAGTGCCGTCAGCGCCATCAAGATCGACGGGCAGCGGGCGTACAAGCGGGTGCGCGACGGAGAGAACGTCGAGCTGCCGGCGCGGCGAGTCACCATCTCCCGCCTGGAGGTGCTGGCGATCCGCCGCACCGAGCCGGACGTGGTGGACGTGGACGTGGACGTGACCTGCTCCTCCGGCACGTACATCCGGGCAATCGCCCGGGACGCGGGCCTGGCGCTCGGAGTCGGTGGGCATCTGACCGCGCTGCGCCGGACCGCTGTGGGCGGCTTCACCCTCGCCGAGGCGGCCACCCTCGACGAGCTGGAGAAGCGTGCACCGGACGTGGTCAACCTGCCGCTGGACGCAGCCGCCGACCGGTTCTTCCCGCGCCGGGAGGCCACGCCCGACGAGGCCCGGGTGCTCGCCCACGGCGGTTCTCTGGACCCGACCGGCCTCGCCGGGCCGTACGCCGTCTTCGGACCGGCCGGCGGACTGATCGCTATCGTCAGCGAGCGGGACGGTCGGGCCCGCGCGGAGATCGTGCTCGCCCCGGCCTGA
- a CDS encoding MATE family efflux transporter, translating to MDTSTLAASPRRIAGLALPALVVLAAEPLYVLVDTAVVGHLGRVPLAALAVGGTVMTLTAWLGTVVAYGTTGRSARRFGAGDRAAAVAEGVQSSWLAFGVGLLVAVGMQIGGGALARTLAGGGGEVADAAAQWLRIAALGAPGLLLAAAGNGWLRGVQDTRRPLVFVLGPNLLSALLCPLLVYPAGLGLVGSAVANVIAQTLAGVLFAAALVAERVSLRPRPRLIRQQLVLSRDLLIRGVAFQASFLSATAVAARFGAAAVGAHQIALQLWFFTALVLDALAIAAQSLVGAALGAGDEAGARALARRIGLLGGVCGVGFALLIAAGAGVVPSWFSSDPEVRQQAMVAWPWFVAMQPLAGVVFALDGVLIGAGDVRYLRNLTIVAALGGFLPAIWLAYGLELGLGGIWAGLTLFVVIRLVALLLRLRDGRWAVVGAVR from the coding sequence ATGGACACCAGCACGCTAGCCGCGTCCCCCCGGCGGATCGCCGGCCTCGCCCTGCCAGCCCTCGTGGTGCTGGCCGCCGAACCGCTCTACGTGCTGGTCGACACGGCAGTGGTCGGTCACCTCGGCCGGGTGCCGCTGGCCGCGCTCGCCGTCGGCGGCACAGTCATGACGCTCACCGCGTGGCTCGGCACCGTGGTCGCGTACGGCACCACCGGGCGTTCGGCCCGCCGTTTCGGCGCCGGCGACCGGGCCGCGGCGGTGGCCGAGGGCGTCCAGTCGTCCTGGCTGGCGTTCGGCGTCGGACTCTTGGTCGCCGTCGGCATGCAGATCGGCGGGGGCGCGCTGGCACGTACCCTCGCCGGAGGTGGCGGCGAGGTGGCCGACGCCGCCGCGCAGTGGCTTCGGATCGCGGCGCTCGGCGCTCCCGGCCTGCTGCTCGCCGCCGCCGGCAACGGCTGGCTGCGTGGCGTGCAGGACACCCGCCGCCCGCTCGTCTTCGTGCTCGGCCCCAACCTGCTCTCCGCGCTGCTCTGCCCGCTGCTGGTCTATCCCGCCGGGCTCGGCCTGGTGGGTTCAGCCGTGGCGAACGTGATCGCGCAGACGCTCGCCGGGGTGCTCTTCGCCGCCGCGCTGGTCGCCGAGCGGGTGTCGCTGCGACCCCGACCCCGGCTGATCCGCCAGCAGTTGGTGCTCAGCCGGGACCTGCTGATCCGCGGCGTGGCGTTCCAGGCCAGCTTCCTCTCCGCGACCGCCGTCGCCGCCCGCTTCGGCGCCGCCGCCGTCGGCGCCCACCAGATCGCGCTCCAACTCTGGTTCTTCACCGCGCTGGTGCTCGACGCGCTGGCCATCGCCGCGCAGTCCCTGGTGGGCGCCGCGCTCGGTGCCGGCGACGAGGCGGGCGCACGGGCGCTGGCCCGCCGGATCGGGCTGCTCGGCGGTGTCTGCGGTGTCGGCTTCGCGCTGCTGATCGCCGCCGGCGCCGGCGTGGTGCCGTCGTGGTTCAGCTCCGACCCCGAGGTACGCCAGCAGGCCATGGTGGCCTGGCCCTGGTTCGTCGCCATGCAGCCGTTGGCCGGAGTGGTGTTCGCGCTCGACGGCGTGCTGATCGGCGCCGGCGACGTGCGTTACCTGCGCAACCTCACCATCGTGGCGGCGCTCGGCGGCTTCCTGCCGGCGATCTGGCTGGCGTACGGGCTCGAGCTGGGGCTGGGCGGCATCTGGGCCGGGCTCACCCTGTTCGTGGTGATCCGGCTGGTCGCCCTGCTGCTGCGACTGCGCGACGGCCGCTGGGCCGTCGTCGGCGCGGTTCGTTGA
- a CDS encoding DUF6186 family protein, with translation MRALAIGGFLTALALFGLVEWLARREGSRIPTLGEVCAYVMRYEVGPVPVGRIGLFGFWWWLGWHFLAR, from the coding sequence ATGCGGGCGCTCGCGATCGGCGGCTTCCTCACCGCGCTGGCCCTCTTCGGCCTGGTCGAGTGGTTGGCCCGGCGGGAGGGCTCCAGGATCCCCACGCTGGGCGAGGTCTGCGCGTACGTGATGCGCTACGAGGTCGGCCCGGTGCCGGTGGGCCGGATCGGTCTGTTCGGCTTCTGGTGGTGGCTGGGCTGGCACTTCCTAGCCCGCTGA
- a CDS encoding DHH family phosphoesterase → MTGSAGPQLATAVGAGPTQADWAAAEALVRALPPTGRVLLICHVNPDGDALGSMLGFGLGLRQLGVPHLQATFPGPPEVPEPFRGMPGLDLLVPASAADPDPDLVICFDAASESRLGELVGRLSSAGAALVLDHHASNTGFGTVNLVDPAAAATSVVAEHLLARLGVVVDRAIAECLYVALTTDTGSFRFEATTPAVHQLAARLLATGISPGDISRRVFDTRPFGAVRLFGEVLGRARLEPAEADGRGLVWTFATLDDLARHDQRPYVLEALIDSVRCTAEADVSCVLKQTTPGEWAVSMRSKGAVDVSRVAVELGGGGHRFAAGFTGRGTVEQVVEAIRGQLDAALIRAGD, encoded by the coding sequence GTGACCGGCTCCGCCGGTCCCCAACTCGCCACGGCGGTCGGTGCCGGCCCCACCCAGGCGGACTGGGCGGCGGCCGAGGCGCTGGTGCGCGCCCTTCCGCCGACCGGCCGGGTGCTGCTGATCTGTCACGTCAACCCGGACGGCGACGCGCTGGGCAGCATGCTCGGCTTCGGCCTGGGCCTGCGTCAGCTCGGCGTACCGCACCTGCAGGCGACCTTTCCCGGGCCGCCGGAGGTGCCCGAGCCGTTCCGCGGAATGCCCGGGTTGGACCTGCTCGTCCCGGCCAGCGCCGCGGATCCCGACCCGGACCTGGTGATCTGCTTCGACGCGGCGAGCGAGTCGCGCCTCGGTGAGCTGGTCGGGCGGTTGTCGTCCGCGGGCGCCGCGCTGGTGCTCGACCACCACGCCTCAAACACCGGTTTCGGCACGGTCAACCTGGTCGACCCGGCCGCCGCGGCGACCTCGGTGGTGGCCGAGCACCTGCTGGCCCGGCTCGGCGTGGTGGTGGACCGGGCCATCGCGGAGTGCCTCTACGTGGCACTGACCACGGACACCGGCTCGTTCCGGTTCGAGGCGACCACCCCGGCCGTGCACCAGCTGGCCGCGCGGCTGCTGGCCACCGGCATCTCACCGGGTGACATCTCCCGGCGGGTCTTCGACACCCGCCCCTTCGGCGCGGTCCGGCTCTTCGGCGAGGTGCTGGGCCGGGCCCGGCTGGAGCCGGCCGAGGCCGACGGCCGGGGCCTGGTGTGGACCTTCGCCACCCTGGACGACCTGGCCCGTCACGACCAGCGGCCGTACGTGCTGGAGGCCTTGATCGACTCGGTGCGGTGCACCGCCGAGGCGGACGTGAGCTGCGTGCTGAAGCAGACCACGCCCGGCGAGTGGGCCGTGTCGATGCGCAGCAAGGGCGCGGTCGACGTCAGCCGGGTGGCGGTCGAGCTGGGCGGTGGTGGCCACCGGTTCGCGGCCGGGTTCACCGGTCGGGGCACAGTGGAGCAGGTGGTCGAGGCGATCCGCGGCCAGTTGGACGCGGCACTGATCCGCGCCGGCGACTGA
- the rbfA gene encoding 30S ribosome-binding factor RbfA, translating to MSDPAKVRRHAERVRELVASVVRSQIKDPRLGMITITDARITADLRDATVFYTVLGDAVAQADTAAALESAKGLLRSTVGKALGLRHSPTLTFVLDDVQDQVKHIDDLLAAARNADAEVQRLAAQAKYAGEAQPYRVDEESDETDETDERTEVPENPRGGEAR from the coding sequence ATGTCTGATCCGGCCAAGGTACGCCGGCACGCGGAACGGGTGCGTGAGCTGGTCGCGTCGGTGGTGCGGAGCCAGATCAAGGACCCGCGGCTCGGCATGATCACGATCACCGACGCCCGGATCACGGCGGACCTGCGCGACGCGACGGTCTTCTACACGGTGCTCGGGGACGCGGTGGCCCAGGCGGACACCGCGGCGGCGCTGGAGAGCGCCAAGGGGCTGCTGCGCAGCACCGTCGGCAAGGCGCTGGGGCTGCGGCACTCGCCGACTCTCACCTTCGTCCTCGACGACGTGCAGGATCAGGTGAAGCACATCGACGACCTGCTCGCCGCGGCCCGCAACGCGGACGCCGAGGTGCAGCGGCTCGCCGCCCAGGCGAAGTACGCGGGCGAGGCGCAGCCGTACCGGGTCGACGAGGAGTCGGACGAGACCGACGAGACTGACGAGCGCACCGAGGTCCCGGAGAACCCCCGGGGTGGGGAAGCGCGGTGA
- a CDS encoding DUF503 domain-containing protein, with protein MFTGTAVFDLLLPGDSRSLKAKRSYVRPIVAALRRFEVSAAEVGALDLHGRAQIAVAVVAAEAAHVREVLDSCEHLVAGRPEVELLSVRRRLYGAEDD; from the coding sequence ATGTTCACCGGAACCGCGGTCTTCGACCTGCTGCTGCCGGGCGACTCCCGGTCGCTCAAAGCCAAGAGATCATATGTACGGCCGATCGTGGCGGCGCTGCGCCGCTTCGAGGTGTCGGCCGCCGAGGTGGGAGCGCTCGACCTGCACGGTCGAGCGCAGATAGCGGTGGCCGTGGTGGCCGCCGAGGCGGCGCACGTCCGCGAGGTGCTGGATTCCTGCGAGCACCTGGTAGCCGGTCGCCCCGAGGTCGAGCTGCTGTCGGTCCGGCGCCGGTTGTACGGCGCGGAGGACGACTGA
- the infB gene encoding translation initiation factor IF-2 — protein sequence MAGKARVHELAKELGVESKTVLAKLKEMGEFVKSASSTVEAPVARRLRNAFVASAGAPAPAAPSAPAPTPASTPTPSPTPGAPRVSAKPMPPRRPAAPAPGPKPKGPVPGAPQPAAPAPVAKPASAHDIEVAAAEARAAALKAEQEAAVKAAQAARQQQRDNVRREPPADGNRPGPGPRPGPTAMPPRPGSPAARPGTPAPGPGARPGGRPPARGAGNNPFGIQGGQQRPPAAGAGGPRPNSPAGMPPRPSPASMPPRPSPASMPSQRPAAGRPGPGGGAGRPGGGAGRPGGGGGGFRGGPGGGAGGGGGYRGGPGGGAGAGGGGGYRGGPGGGGGAPGGGFRPGAPAGGGGRPGAGGRGRGGGAAGAFGRPGGRPTRGRKSKKQRRQEFDNLSAPTMSSGAPRGQGQVVRLSRGASLSDFADKINANPGSLVQEMFNLGEMVTATQSCSDDTLQLLGEHLGFDIQIVSPEDEDRELLAQFNIDLDAEVAEERLVSRAPVVTVMGHVDHGKTKLLDAIRKANVVAGEAGGITQHIGAYQVHVPHDGVDRAVTFIDTPGHEAFTAMRARGAQVTDIVILVVAADDGVMPQTIEALNHAKAADVPIVVAVNKVDKPEANPDKVRQQLTEYGLVAEEYGGETMFVNVAAKPGIGIEELLEAVLLTADASLELTAPIDGPAQGVAIEAHLDKGRGAVATVLVQKGTLRAGDSIVAGGAHGRVRAMLDENGNQVAEAGPARPVMVLGLTAPPGAGDTFLAAADDRTVRQIAEQRQARRRAAAFANSRGRATLETLMEQLKEGEKTSLNLILKGDGSGSVEALEDALFSLDIPEEVQLKVLDRGVGAITESNVMLASASSEPVTIIGFNVRASNKVREIADREGVEIRYYTVIYQAIEEIEAALKGLLKPEYEEVELGSAEIRDVFRSSKIGNISGCIVRSGIIRRNAKARLLRDGTVVADNLTITSLKRFKDDATEVREGFECGLTLGGYNNVQVGDIIETFEMREKVRA from the coding sequence GTGGCAGGCAAGGCCCGCGTACACGAGCTTGCAAAAGAGCTCGGGGTCGAGAGTAAGACCGTTCTCGCCAAGCTGAAGGAAATGGGCGAGTTCGTGAAGTCCGCGTCCAGCACCGTCGAGGCGCCCGTCGCCCGGCGGCTGCGTAACGCATTCGTCGCGTCCGCCGGTGCTCCGGCGCCGGCCGCCCCGTCGGCGCCCGCGCCGACGCCGGCTTCGACCCCGACGCCGTCCCCGACCCCGGGCGCGCCTCGGGTCTCGGCCAAGCCGATGCCGCCTCGGCGGCCGGCCGCGCCGGCCCCGGGTCCGAAGCCGAAGGGTCCGGTGCCTGGTGCGCCGCAGCCCGCGGCCCCGGCCCCGGTCGCCAAGCCGGCGAGTGCCCACGACATCGAGGTGGCGGCCGCGGAGGCGCGTGCCGCCGCGCTGAAGGCCGAGCAGGAGGCCGCGGTCAAGGCCGCGCAGGCCGCTCGCCAGCAGCAGCGGGACAACGTCCGCCGGGAGCCTCCGGCCGACGGCAACCGTCCCGGCCCCGGCCCTCGGCCGGGTCCCACGGCGATGCCGCCCCGTCCCGGTTCGCCGGCAGCCCGTCCGGGCACGCCGGCTCCGGGTCCGGGTGCCCGGCCGGGCGGTCGCCCGCCGGCGCGCGGTGCCGGTAACAACCCGTTCGGCATCCAGGGTGGCCAGCAGCGGCCGCCGGCGGCCGGCGCGGGTGGCCCGCGGCCCAACAGCCCGGCGGGCATGCCGCCGCGGCCGAGCCCGGCGTCCATGCCGCCGCGTCCGAGCCCGGCGTCCATGCCGAGCCAGCGTCCGGCTGCCGGTCGCCCCGGCCCCGGTGGTGGCGCAGGTCGTCCCGGTGGCGGCGCAGGTCGTCCCGGCGGCGGTGGCGGCGGCTTCCGTGGCGGTCCCGGCGGTGGCGCCGGTGGCGGTGGCGGTTACCGCGGCGGCCCCGGTGGCGGCGCGGGTGCCGGCGGTGGCGGTGGCTACCGTGGCGGTCCCGGCGGCGGTGGCGGTGCTCCCGGTGGCGGTTTCCGTCCGGGTGCTCCGGCCGGTGGTGGCGGTCGTCCGGGTGCGGGCGGTCGTGGCCGTGGCGGTGGCGCCGCGGGTGCCTTCGGGCGTCCGGGTGGCCGGCCGACGCGCGGTCGCAAGTCCAAGAAGCAGCGCAGACAGGAGTTCGACAACCTGTCGGCCCCGACCATGAGCTCGGGTGCCCCCCGGGGTCAGGGTCAGGTCGTCCGGCTCTCCCGTGGCGCTTCGCTGTCGGACTTCGCCGACAAGATCAACGCCAACCCGGGTTCGCTGGTCCAGGAGATGTTCAACCTGGGCGAGATGGTCACCGCGACCCAGTCCTGCTCTGACGACACCCTGCAGCTGCTGGGTGAGCACCTCGGATTCGACATCCAGATCGTCAGCCCGGAGGACGAGGACCGCGAGCTGCTCGCGCAGTTCAACATCGACCTCGACGCGGAGGTGGCTGAGGAGCGTCTGGTCAGCCGTGCGCCGGTGGTGACCGTCATGGGTCACGTCGACCACGGTAAGACCAAGCTGCTCGACGCGATCCGCAAGGCGAACGTCGTGGCCGGCGAGGCCGGTGGCATCACCCAGCACATCGGTGCCTACCAGGTCCACGTGCCGCACGACGGCGTGGACCGCGCGGTGACCTTCATCGACACCCCGGGTCACGAGGCGTTCACCGCCATGCGTGCTCGTGGTGCGCAGGTGACGGACATCGTGATCCTGGTGGTCGCGGCCGACGACGGCGTGATGCCCCAGACGATCGAGGCGTTGAACCACGCCAAGGCGGCCGACGTGCCGATCGTGGTCGCGGTCAACAAGGTCGACAAGCCGGAGGCCAACCCGGACAAGGTTCGCCAGCAGCTGACCGAGTACGGCCTGGTCGCCGAGGAGTACGGCGGCGAGACCATGTTCGTCAACGTGGCCGCGAAGCCGGGCATCGGCATCGAGGAACTGCTCGAGGCTGTCCTGCTGACCGCCGACGCGTCGCTGGAGCTGACCGCTCCGATCGACGGGCCGGCGCAGGGTGTGGCCATCGAGGCGCACCTGGACAAGGGCCGCGGTGCGGTGGCGACGGTGCTGGTGCAGAAGGGCACCCTGCGGGCGGGCGACTCGATCGTCGCCGGTGGGGCGCACGGCCGGGTCCGGGCCATGCTCGACGAGAACGGCAACCAGGTCGCCGAGGCCGGGCCGGCGCGTCCGGTCATGGTCCTGGGTCTGACCGCGCCGCCCGGCGCGGGTGACACGTTCCTCGCCGCGGCGGACGACCGTACGGTGCGGCAGATCGCCGAGCAGCGCCAGGCGCGGCGGCGGGCGGCGGCATTCGCCAACTCCCGTGGTCGGGCCACCCTCGAGACGCTCATGGAGCAGCTCAAGGAGGGCGAGAAGACGTCGCTCAACCTCATCCTCAAGGGCGATGGCTCCGGTTCGGTGGAGGCCCTGGAGGACGCGCTGTTCAGCCTCGACATTCCCGAGGAGGTCCAGCTCAAGGTCCTCGACCGGGGCGTCGGCGCGATCACCGAGAGCAACGTCATGCTCGCGAGCGCCTCGTCCGAGCCGGTCACGATCATCGGCTTCAACGTGCGGGCCTCGAACAAGGTCCGTGAGATAGCCGACCGCGAGGGCGTGGAGATCCGGTACTACACCGTCATCTACCAGGCCATCGAGGAGATCGAGGCGGCGCTCAAGGGCCTGCTCAAGCCGGAGTACGAGGAGGTCGAGCTCGGCAGCGCGGAGATCCGCGACGTCTTCCGCTCGTCCAAGATCGGCAACATCTCCGGTTGTATCGTCCGGTCGGGCATCATCCGGCGCAACGCGAAGGCGCGCCTGCTTCGGGACGGGACGGTCGTGGCGGACAACCTCACGATCACCTCGCTCAAGCGGTTCAAGGACGACGCCACGGAGGTCCGCGAGGGCTTCGAGTGTGGTCTGACCCTGGGTGGTTACAACAACGTCCAGGTCGGCGACATCATCGAGACCTTCGAGATGCGGGAGAAGGTTCGCGCCTGA
- a CDS encoding YlxR family protein, giving the protein MVRRAQPERTCVGCRQRAPASELLRIVAVRDEAGYSLRPDPLRRLPGRGANMHPDPACFALAVRRRAFGRALRITEVLDHGVLAEHVDAPTTTSGQPDRARVASRVGRPT; this is encoded by the coding sequence GTGGTACGACGCGCGCAGCCGGAGCGCACCTGTGTGGGTTGCCGGCAACGTGCGCCGGCCAGCGAATTGCTGCGGATCGTCGCGGTCAGGGACGAGGCTGGTTACAGTCTCCGGCCTGATCCGCTCCGCAGGCTGCCGGGTCGGGGAGCGAACATGCACCCGGATCCGGCCTGCTTCGCGCTGGCGGTGCGGCGCCGCGCTTTCGGGCGTGCGCTGCGCATCACCGAGGTCCTTGACCACGGTGTGCTGGCGGAGCACGTCGATGCGCCAACCACTACGTCCGGTCAGCCCGACCGGGCGAGGGTCGCTAGCAGGGTAGGACGACCGACATGA
- the nusA gene encoding transcription termination factor NusA, which translates to MNIDLAALRALEREREIPFDTILAAIETALLTAYRHTDGAEPHARVEIDRKSGAALVYAQEMDEDGTLVREWDDTPHDFGRIAAMTAKQVILQRLREATDEVHFGEYVGREGDLVTGVVQAHETRTEKGIVSVDLGKLEGVLPQSEQVPGERYAHGERIRCVVVHVAKGMRGPQITLSRSHPALVKKLFALEVPEIADGTVEIGAIAREAGHRTKIAVRSTTPGVNAKGACIGPMGQRVRAVMSELHGEKIDIIDWSDDPATFVGNALSPAKALRVEVVDLAARAARVTVPDFQLSLAIGREGQNARLAARLTGWRIDIRSDAEQTSPAARGAADHVPEPGGAISGS; encoded by the coding sequence GTGAACATCGACCTCGCGGCGCTGCGCGCACTCGAGCGCGAGCGGGAGATCCCGTTCGACACGATTCTCGCGGCGATCGAGACCGCGTTGCTGACCGCGTACCGGCACACCGACGGTGCCGAGCCGCACGCCCGGGTGGAGATCGACCGCAAGTCCGGCGCCGCCCTGGTGTACGCGCAGGAGATGGACGAGGACGGCACCCTGGTGCGGGAGTGGGACGACACCCCGCACGACTTCGGCCGGATCGCCGCCATGACCGCCAAGCAGGTGATCCTCCAGCGGCTGCGGGAGGCCACCGACGAGGTGCACTTCGGCGAGTACGTCGGCCGCGAGGGTGACCTCGTCACCGGCGTGGTGCAGGCGCACGAGACGCGGACCGAGAAGGGCATCGTCAGCGTCGACCTGGGCAAGCTGGAGGGTGTGCTGCCGCAGTCCGAGCAGGTGCCCGGCGAGCGGTACGCGCACGGCGAGCGGATCCGCTGCGTTGTGGTGCACGTGGCCAAGGGCATGCGCGGGCCGCAGATCACCCTGTCCCGGTCGCACCCGGCGCTGGTCAAGAAGCTGTTCGCGCTGGAGGTGCCGGAGATCGCCGACGGCACAGTGGAGATCGGCGCGATCGCCCGTGAGGCAGGTCACCGTACGAAGATCGCCGTACGCTCCACCACCCCCGGGGTGAACGCCAAGGGCGCCTGCATCGGCCCGATGGGCCAGCGGGTGCGCGCGGTGATGAGCGAGCTGCACGGAGAGAAGATCGACATCATCGACTGGTCGGACGACCCGGCCACCTTCGTCGGCAACGCGTTGTCGCCGGCCAAGGCGCTGCGGGTGGAGGTGGTGGATCTGGCCGCGCGGGCCGCCCGGGTGACCGTTCCGGACTTCCAGCTTTCTCTCGCCATCGGGCGGGAGGGGCAGAATGCCCGCCTCGCGGCCCGATTGACCGGTTGGCGGATCGACATTCGGTCCGATGCGGAGCAGACCAGCCCGGCTGCCCGCGGGGCAGCTGATCACGTGCCGGAACCGGGCGGCGCGATCTCGGGCAGCTAG
- the rimP gene encoding ribosome maturation factor RimP, producing the protein MTQRGRATRSTGRPRDGAGPRGGDLAARRTRLRAVIEPVVNGVGYDLEDLSVSRAGRRHVVRVIVDADGGIDLDAVADVSRAVSAALDAAEETGGDIVAGEYQLEVSSPGVDRPLTLARHWRRNVGRLVKVTVRSAAGLPGPRGEQPAGDRQLTGRVVGADDEGVQLETDDGRATWAYAQLGPGRVQVEFTRLAELGEPDETDEFDDSDDIDDEDDVEDEER; encoded by the coding sequence ATGACGCAGCGTGGCCGTGCCACCAGGTCGACAGGTCGACCCCGCGACGGCGCGGGCCCCCGCGGCGGTGATCTCGCCGCGCGGCGTACCCGGTTGCGGGCTGTGATCGAGCCGGTGGTCAACGGCGTCGGCTACGACCTGGAGGACCTCTCCGTCTCCCGGGCCGGCCGGCGGCACGTGGTGCGGGTGATCGTGGACGCCGACGGCGGGATCGACCTGGACGCCGTCGCGGACGTCTCCCGCGCCGTCTCGGCCGCGCTGGACGCCGCCGAGGAGACCGGCGGCGACATCGTCGCCGGGGAGTACCAGCTGGAGGTCAGCTCGCCGGGTGTGGACCGGCCGCTCACCCTTGCACGGCACTGGCGGCGAAACGTGGGACGGCTGGTGAAGGTCACCGTCCGGAGCGCGGCCGGGCTGCCCGGCCCGCGCGGTGAGCAGCCCGCCGGGGATCGTCAGCTGACCGGCCGGGTGGTCGGCGCCGACGACGAGGGCGTGCAGCTGGAGACCGACGACGGCCGGGCCACCTGGGCGTACGCCCAGCTGGGGCCGGGCCGGGTGCAGGTCGAGTTCACCAGGCTCGCCGAGCTGGGCGAGCCGGACGAGACCGACGAGTTCGACGATTCAGACGACATCGACGACGAAGATGATGTGGAGGACGAGGAGAGGTGA
- a CDS encoding ferritin-like domain-containing protein, translating to MVLTCPVGIGRTTQRDQASGHSRRKLLRTGVLLALGGAAAPLTGCDLFDRDDEPAPPPDPLRPMVDESLGLAAAHRASAAAHPELADRLDPIAEAHTAHATELARVLGVALPSAPAADPTSAPATDPAGALAALRTLEKTGQRSATRACAAAPAERAALLGSIAAARATHQEALK from the coding sequence ATGGTGTTGACTTGCCCGGTGGGGATCGGCAGAACGACACAGCGCGACCAGGCATCCGGGCATTCCCGGCGAAAGCTCCTGCGTACCGGGGTGCTGCTGGCGCTCGGCGGCGCCGCTGCGCCGCTGACCGGCTGTGATCTTTTCGACCGTGACGACGAGCCGGCGCCGCCACCGGACCCGCTGCGGCCGATGGTGGACGAGTCACTCGGGCTGGCGGCGGCACACCGGGCGAGCGCCGCGGCGCACCCGGAGCTGGCCGACCGGCTCGACCCGATCGCGGAGGCGCACACCGCGCACGCCACCGAGCTGGCCCGGGTGCTCGGGGTCGCGTTGCCGTCGGCGCCCGCCGCGGACCCGACCAGCGCCCCGGCGACCGACCCGGCCGGCGCGCTGGCCGCCCTGCGGACGCTGGAGAAGACCGGCCAGCGGTCCGCCACCCGCGCCTGCGCCGCCGCCCCGGCGGAACGGGCGGCGCTGCTCGGGTCGATCGCCGCCGCTCGGGCAACCCACCAGGAGGCACTGAAGTGA
- a CDS encoding ferritin-like domain-containing protein, which translates to MRQPSVGEALAAALSAEYAAIYAYGRIGVRLTGAARDAAHQAEAAHRRRRDALVVQLSTAGSTVPPDRAGYALPFPVTDRASALRLAVEVEERTAAHWRAALASTTGADRDQALAALVEYAVRATRWRKTAGITPPTVAFPGRPT; encoded by the coding sequence GTGAGGCAGCCGTCCGTCGGCGAGGCGCTCGCCGCCGCCCTCTCCGCCGAGTACGCCGCCATCTACGCCTACGGGCGGATCGGCGTCCGGCTCACCGGGGCGGCCCGGGACGCCGCGCACCAGGCCGAGGCCGCGCACCGACGCCGGCGCGACGCGCTGGTGGTGCAGCTCAGCACCGCCGGCAGCACAGTGCCGCCGGACCGGGCCGGCTACGCGCTGCCGTTCCCGGTCACCGACCGGGCGAGCGCGTTGCGCCTGGCCGTCGAGGTCGAGGAGCGCACCGCGGCGCACTGGCGGGCCGCGCTGGCCTCCACCACCGGCGCCGACCGGGACCAGGCGCTGGCCGCCCTGGTCGAGTACGCCGTGCGCGCCACGAGGTGGCGAAAGACCGCCGGAATCACCCCGCCGACTGTCGCGTTTCCCGGCCGCCCCACCTGA